A window from Gaiellales bacterium encodes these proteins:
- a CDS encoding Gfo/Idh/MocA family oxidoreductase yields the protein MRDVGIGLIGSGFIAEAHFEGFSHVPAAAVRGVASPTPGNAARFAAKRGIPRHHTDYRALIEQPDVDVVCIGAPNDLHRDICVAAASAGKHVICEKPLATTRDDAAMLADLARRSAAVTAVPFVYRYYPTVREARARIAADEAGRLHFLHGSYLQDWLALVGDTNWRVDPAHGGASRAFG from the coding sequence ATGCGGGACGTCGGCATCGGACTGATCGGCTCGGGTTTCATCGCCGAGGCCCACTTCGAGGGGTTCTCGCATGTCCCGGCCGCGGCCGTGCGGGGCGTCGCCTCGCCCACGCCGGGGAACGCCGCCCGCTTCGCCGCGAAGCGCGGCATCCCCCGCCACCACACCGACTACCGGGCGCTGATCGAGCAGCCGGACGTCGACGTCGTCTGCATCGGGGCGCCGAACGACCTGCACCGCGACATCTGCGTCGCGGCCGCGTCCGCCGGCAAGCACGTGATCTGCGAGAAGCCGCTGGCCACCACCCGCGATGACGCGGCCATGCTCGCCGACCTGGCGCGGCGCAGCGCGGCCGTGACCGCCGTCCCGTTCGTATACCGGTACTACCCGACCGTGCGCGAGGCACGGGCCAGGATCGCGGCGGACGAGGCCGGCCGCCTGCACTTCCTGCACGGCTCCTACCTCCAGGACTGGCTGGCCCTGGTCGGCGACACCAACTGGCGGGTCGACCCGGCTCACGGCGGCGCCTCCCGCGCGTTCGGC
- a CDS encoding EAL domain-containing protein — MRARAGAPGTGEEDDRSLLALIVETQRDIAAAGSNVEAVMELVLARSQALTGADGAMVSLVDGDELLTRAASGISAGLVGRRRPLRETVARAAIEGRVPLLISDRKSESLICVPLFQGEQVIGALSVLGASETRLDERNRQTMEMVSVILSAAVSYAALVAQSELSEYQAVHDALTDLPNRTLFRQRIAHAVADGEAEGGFAVVIMDLDRFKEINDSMGHHAGDALLVEVARRVEGALRTSDMVARLGGDEFGLLLRAPTGTAGLETVLDLVREAIEAPIMFHDVPLAISASMGVAAFPEHGRDVETLLRHADVAMYAAKRSDLPFALYDEADNRSDPSRLALIAELRRGLRRRELVLHYQPKARLASGVVDSVEALVRWNHPERGLVFPDAFIPLAQETGLIRPLTRHVLEEAVRQAREWQLAGLELAVSVNLSARNLLDVEFPDQVERLLTEAGLPPALLELEITETTMLSDGARTKSALDRLSGLGIRISIDDFGTGYSSSLASLRRLPISEIKIDRSFVMNMDGCEDDAVIVRSTIDLGRNLGLSVVAEGVESERVWTELRRLGCTSAQGYYLTRPVPAGELEAWLAAREHDQAA, encoded by the coding sequence GTGCGCGCACGTGCGGGCGCGCCCGGCACCGGCGAGGAGGACGACCGCTCGCTGCTCGCCCTGATCGTCGAGACGCAGCGCGACATCGCCGCCGCCGGCTCGAACGTCGAGGCCGTGATGGAGCTCGTGCTGGCCCGCTCGCAGGCACTCACCGGGGCGGACGGCGCGATGGTCAGCCTGGTCGACGGCGACGAGCTCCTGACCCGGGCCGCCTCCGGGATCAGCGCCGGCCTGGTGGGGCGGCGGCGGCCGCTGCGCGAGACCGTGGCCCGGGCCGCGATCGAGGGCCGCGTCCCGCTCCTCATCTCCGACCGCAAGAGCGAGTCACTGATCTGCGTGCCGCTCTTCCAGGGCGAGCAGGTCATCGGCGCGCTCAGCGTGCTCGGCGCCTCGGAGACGCGCCTCGACGAGCGCAACCGGCAGACGATGGAGATGGTCTCGGTGATCCTGTCGGCCGCCGTCAGCTACGCCGCGCTGGTCGCCCAGTCGGAGCTGAGCGAGTACCAGGCCGTCCACGACGCGCTCACCGACCTGCCCAACCGCACGCTCTTCCGCCAGCGGATCGCCCACGCGGTCGCGGACGGCGAGGCCGAGGGCGGCTTCGCGGTCGTGATCATGGATCTCGACCGCTTCAAGGAGATCAACGACTCGATGGGCCACCACGCCGGCGACGCGCTCCTCGTCGAGGTCGCGCGCCGGGTCGAGGGCGCCCTGCGCACCTCCGACATGGTCGCCCGCCTGGGCGGCGACGAGTTCGGCCTCCTGCTCCGGGCGCCCACCGGGACGGCCGGCCTCGAGACCGTGCTCGACCTCGTCCGCGAGGCGATCGAGGCGCCGATCATGTTCCACGACGTGCCGCTCGCGATCTCGGCCTCGATGGGCGTCGCCGCCTTCCCCGAGCATGGCCGCGACGTCGAGACCCTGCTGCGCCACGCCGACGTCGCCATGTACGCCGCCAAGCGCTCCGACCTGCCGTTCGCGCTCTACGACGAGGCCGACAACCGCAGCGACCCGTCGCGCCTCGCGCTGATCGCGGAGCTGCGGCGCGGCCTGCGCCGGCGCGAGCTCGTGCTGCACTACCAGCCCAAGGCGCGCCTGGCGAGCGGCGTCGTCGACTCGGTCGAGGCGCTCGTGCGCTGGAATCACCCCGAGCGCGGCCTGGTCTTCCCCGACGCCTTCATCCCGCTCGCCCAGGAGACCGGCCTGATCCGGCCGCTCACCCGCCACGTGCTCGAGGAGGCCGTGCGCCAGGCCCGCGAATGGCAGCTGGCCGGGCTCGAGCTGGCCGTGTCGGTGAACCTGTCGGCGCGCAACCTGCTCGACGTCGAGTTCCCCGACCAGGTCGAGCGGCTGCTGACCGAGGCCGGCCTGCCGCCCGCGCTGCTCGAGCTCGAGATCACCGAGACGACGATGCTGAGCGACGGCGCCCGCACCAAGTCTGCGCTCGACCGGCTGTCGGGCCTCGGCATCCGCATCTCGATCGACGACTTCGGCACCGGCTACTCGTCGTCGCTCGCGTCCCTCCGCCGCCTCCCGATCAGCGAGATCAAGATCGACCGCTCGTTCGTGATGAACATGGACGGCTGCGAGGACGACGCCGTGATCGTGCGCTCGACGATCGACCTGGGCCGGAACCTCGGCCTCTCGGTGGTCGCCGAGGGCGTCGAGAGCGAGCGGGTCTGGACGGAGCTGCGCCGGCTCGGCTGCACCTCCGCGCAGGGCTACTACCTCACCCGCCCCGTGCCGGCGGGCGAGCTGGAAGCCTGGCTGGCCGCGCGCGAGCACGACCAGGCGGCCTGA